The genomic DNA GGAACGAGTCTTTCGCTGCCGCCCGCGAAGCTGGCTTCGGCGAGGAGGTCAAACGCCGCATCCTGCTCGGCACCTACGCGCTTTCGGCGGGCTACCACGACAAGTACTACAAACAGGCACAGGACGCTCGTGCGTGGGTGAAACAGGACTTCGACGAGGCCTTCGAGTCGGTTGACGTGCTGGCGTCGCCGACGATGCCCGTCCCGCCCTTCGAGCGCGGTGAAAGCCTTGAGGACCCGCTCAAAATGTATCTCGCCGACGCCAACACCGTCCCGGTTAACCTCGCGAATCTGCCGGCGATTTCGGTGCCGGCGGGCGAGACCGCCGACGGTCCCGTCGGTCTCCAGCTCGTTGGACCGGCCTTCGGCGAGGCGACGCTCATCCGTGCCGGCTCGGCACTGAACTGAGCGCTGCTTTTTCAAACAGCTCCGACAACCGCGCCGGCGAGCAACACCATCGCTTCCGGGTCACCGAACCGGACGCCGATGTAGCCGAGCGTCGCTTGGGTCGCGTTGAAGAGGCCGTGCATCACGGCGACGACGACGAGATTGCCAGTGTATTCGTAGGCAACAGCCAGTACCAATCCGACGACAAACAGCACGGACACACCCAGCAGGCCGCTCGCCGAAATCCCGAACCCGCCGATATGAATGAGCGCGAACAGTGCCGTCGCGAGCGTGAGGCCGGAGGCGACGCCGAACGTCTCTCTGAGCCGCGTCTGGATGACACCACGGAACAGCAGCTCTTCGGTCGGGCCGACAATGAGCAGCGACAGCGTTCCCAGCAGGAGGAAGATGAACGGGTCCTGTTGGGCCATCTCGAATATCGCCTGCTGTTCTTGCTCGATGCCGAACCGCGAGGAGATGATGACCGAAGCAACCGAGGCGACAAACCAGAGCAGAATCATCCCGATAAACCCGGCACCGAGTACTATCCAGCCCTCAAGCCCCGGCACTCGGACTCCGATATCCGAAAGCGACAGCGACCGGTAGTTGAGATAGACGAGCGAGATACCGGTAAAGAAGACGAGTTGCAGGACGACGACCGAGAGAATGAAACTCTGTCTGAGCGTCAACTCGATACCGGCGCTGGCGAGTCCGAAGGCGACGCCGGCAGCGACGATGTTCCCGCCGCCGTAGGCCACGGCGGCGAGCCCGATAGCGACGCCGACAGCGACAATCGGTCCGGGAACCCGGGAGTGAAGCGACATACCGTCCGGTACGGGCTGGGTGTAAAATAGCCCTGTGGCTCCGGGGTTACTCGTCGCCCTCGTGGAGGCTCGAAAGTACCTCGGGGTCGGTCCGGAACTTCAGGACGTTCGTCACAACCGAGTTGCGGAGGTTGTGAACGATGTCGCCATGCTCCTTGTAGAACTGGTGTATCCACTGGGACTGTGCCTCACGGTCGGAGAACATCATCACCGACTTCCACTGGTACTCGCCGTCCGAGAGGAAGTAAAACAGCGTGTTCGGCGAGTCACGAATGAACTCCATGGCATCGCGCCAGCCGTCGTCGAAGTTTTCGGGATTGAACTTGAACTCGAAAAGCGCGAAGTGGAAATACTCCTCGTTCGGGATAACGGCCTCGCGGAAGACACCCTCCTCTCGCATCCCGCGAATCGACTCAGAGACGGTGACATGTGAGACGTCGATGTCGTATTTTTCCTCGAGGATGCGCGCGAGGTCACGCGAGGAGAGCTGTGGGTCCCGCGACAGCTCCCGCAGCACCAGCACGTCCCGCTCCTTGAAATCCCAGTCGGGCGCGTCGCTTGATGTCATGGGCGAGTAGTCACCGCCCTCTGTGGTGTTAGTTTCGGTCCCCCCTGCCCTGCTCCGGACGAGCCGCCGAAGGACTGGCCTATCTCGCAGTGCGTGGTCGATTCGAGCGTCATGTCCGCCCAATGAGGTTCCACTGAAAAATAGATTCCCCTGCTTTGCGAACAACGTTAACGGACTCTCGTCGTGCCGCGGAACGGCCGGAACCGAACCCTACTGACCTTCAAACTCCGGTTCCCGGCCTTCCATAAACGCTGTTGCACCTTCCTCGTGGTCGTCAGTCGCGAAGACGGCCGCCTGCGCCGACGCCTCGTTGTCGAGAGCGTCTTTCAGCGAGCTACCGAAGCCCTGCTCGATGAGCTGTTTCGATGTCTGCAGCGCCACGGTCGGGCCACTCGCTATCGGCTCGATGAACGCCTCGACTTCAGCCTCGAAGTCGTCTTCGAAGACATGGTTGAACAGGCCGAGCTCTTCGGCGGCTTCGGCGTCGAGCATCTCGCCGGTGAAGACGAGTTCTTTAGCCTTACTGAGGCCGACCTGCCGCGGCAGGAAGTACGAGGTCCCGGTATCGATGGCGAGGCCGACCTGACGGAACCCGAAGCTAATTTTCGCCCGCTCGGAGGCGAGCGTGATGTCGGCGGCGATAGCGAGGTTTGCCCCGGCCCCATAGGCGACGCCATCGACTTTCGCAATCGTCGGTAGCGGGAACTCCGCAATGCGCTGGATGGCGCGGCTCGTGACCCGCTGAATCTGGTCGACGGCTTCATGAAGCTCTCGCTGGCCACTCATCAGCTCAACCATCGAGTTAACATCGCCGCCGGCACAGAACGTCCCCTCGTCGCCGGTGACGACGAGACACCGGACATCGTCGCTGGCTTCGATATCATCGACAGCGTCAACAATAGCCCGCGACATCCCATCGGAGAGGGCGTTGCGGTTGTCCGGCCGGTTCAGCGTCAGCGTGGCGATGCCATCCTCGATGTCGACCAGTACTGGGTCGCTCATACCCCGATATGCGAAGCGACTGTCTAAAACTTTGCCACGATGGTAAGCAATGTTTGTACCATCTGAATATTCCCTAACAGCTGAAGTACATGTTCGGACCTAATTTTACCGAATAACTGTCGACCAATGTTTCCTCAGTTCGGATTATCTCT from Natronomonas pharaonis DSM 2160 includes the following:
- a CDS encoding CPBP family intramembrane glutamic endopeptidase: MSLHSRVPGPIVAVGVAIGLAAVAYGGGNIVAAGVAFGLASAGIELTLRQSFILSVVVLQLVFFTGISLVYLNYRSLSLSDIGVRVPGLEGWIVLGAGFIGMILLWFVASVASVIISSRFGIEQEQQAIFEMAQQDPFIFLLLGTLSLLIVGPTEELLFRGVIQTRLRETFGVASGLTLATALFALIHIGGFGISASGLLGVSVLFVVGLVLAVAYEYTGNLVVVAVMHGLFNATQATLGYIGVRFGDPEAMVLLAGAVVGAV
- a CDS encoding Lrp/AsnC family transcriptional regulator, with protein sequence MTSSDAPDWDFKERDVLVLRELSRDPQLSSRDLARILEEKYDIDVSHVTVSESIRGMREEGVFREAVIPNEEYFHFALFEFKFNPENFDDGWRDAMEFIRDSPNTLFYFLSDGEYQWKSVMMFSDREAQSQWIHQFYKEHGDIVHNLRNSVVTNVLKFRTDPEVLSSLHEGDE
- a CDS encoding enoyl-CoA hydratase/isomerase family protein; its protein translation is MSDPVLVDIEDGIATLTLNRPDNRNALSDGMSRAIVDAVDDIEASDDVRCLVVTGDEGTFCAGGDVNSMVELMSGQRELHEAVDQIQRVTSRAIQRIAEFPLPTIAKVDGVAYGAGANLAIAADITLASERAKISFGFRQVGLAIDTGTSYFLPRQVGLSKAKELVFTGEMLDAEAAEELGLFNHVFEDDFEAEVEAFIEPIASGPTVALQTSKQLIEQGFGSSLKDALDNEASAQAAVFATDDHEEGATAFMEGREPEFEGQ